TTATTATATTCTATTAAGacataatttccttttttttctctttcattgaATGTCATGAATTGTGTCTATGTATAGGGTGCTGATGAAACTGCAAAGATATTCTGGGGAATAGCATCTGATGGATCTGTCATGATCTCTGATAATGTGGATCATATCAAAGGAAGCTGTCTCAAATCATTTGCTCCCTTCCCAACCGGTATGTAGCTCAAATTGGACCAATGTTTAAAGCAAGATGTCTTTTATCTTTTCCGGTTACACTTGACAAGAGGCTGATGGGATACAACTTCTTTTAACAAGAAAAacacattgaaaaaaaaatgatttttgatgagATGGATATCTTGGCAGGGTGCATGTACCACAGTGAAAGTGGATTGAAGAGCTTTGAGCATCCAAGTTTCAAGATGAAAGCAATGCCAAGAGTGGATAGTGAAGGAGCCATGTGTGGAGCTTGCTTCAAAGTTGATGTCTACTCCAAGGTGAATAGCATGCCAAGAGTTGGAAGTTCTGCCAACTGGGCTAATTGGGGCCAGCAGGCTTAGGTTCATTTGGACCTCATTTTAACTAACTAcaatataaagaagaaaagaaaaaagtactTTATCTTTGTCTTCATTCCTGTTGTTATTTTCTGTTTCCCTATTGTATTTCAATAAGCCTCCTGCATCTTCCATAAGGGCCTCAGCTTTGTAAATTTTCACATGAGGTTCCAACATGAGAAGATTGTTGAGTTTCCCTTTTTGTTTGTTTGCTTAGTTCCTAAGTGTTGAAAATTAGTAATGAGCAATTAGAACAATCTATATAAGTTATTTGTAATGACAATCAAGATGCAATGACCATTTAGTTATTTTCTTCACAAAATTTGTGCTAAACCCCTTTAAGTTTCTGTAAACATTGAGCCCCATCCTCATCCCTAAAATAATTCATTTCAACCACTATGAAATTATTCAGAGATGGATGGTTGGATACTCACTAACATGAGTgaacaatttgaatttgaagcTTACAAAGGAGGACGCAGAGAAAGCTGAGCAGGTCATCTCATCTTTGTCACCAGATGAGTTGGAAAGAATGGTGAGATGGGCAGCAAGGATTCAAACAGGAATACAAGTTCTCAAGATTACCAAAGATTTTGTCATGGCAAATCCTGGCATGAGCTTGGCACTTTTTGTGCCCATTTTTGCAGTCTTCCTTCACCTGTTTGGCTACATCTGAGctttttctgttcttttatattttcttgtcaTGTTAGgaaaattcatacattttttCTTATAAGTTAATAAAATTCTATACAGAACAGCACTAAACAGTGCTGGATATGTACAATATAGCATTACAAGAAACTCATACTCCTTAATTATTCTTGCTAGGACTTAAAGAGATCTATTTAGCATCATAAACAATATACTTTCTACACCAAAAAGTTAAGCTGTGATCATGTCTAGATCTCTTTTGATTTGTTACCTTTTGATAGAAATTGGTATCTGAAACTTGCTAGCCTGACTTATCTGGATTCGTGCTGGTAGGCCTACTAAGAGAGTGAAGTGCTCCCTCTAAGAAATCCTCCATTCCTTGTACTGAACTACCAAGTGCTTTCATTCCTAGACACAATGATAGCGACTCGGTAGTCTTACAAAAGATCCAGTTCAAGATAAAAAACCTTTCATATATGTATTGCAACTTAATGTAGCAGAAATAGATAAACTTTTATAATCTGCATTTTCAAATGTGCATCAATATCTTAAACTAACATATCTTTTACATCCCAAGTGTTTCATGAAAATCTCACCCCCATTTGACTTAAAGAACTGCTGGTTCCACTATGACTACTGAAAGTTTGTTGCATATCTTATTTCATTTCTCATAATCCTAATGTTGAACAAACTTTCAGGTATAGTATTCTTGGTTCTATTTTAAAACCTCGTAATCTTGAATCACTTAGATGGTGGTTTCAGGTGAACGAGAAAGGAAGACAAGAAATCACAACAGCTAGACCAACCAAATGTTCATGCTCTATGTTTTTTTGAGTATGTCACCATTTGTATGTGTGTAAGTGTGGGGGATGCGTGCTGCAAAATAGGAACTCATTTGTTATCAATGAATGTCGAATAAGTAAGACTTAAAATGGTTCAACAAATATAGGCCTATGCCCATTCCCAATAGTTTTCAAGCCACTCTTGTATTTTAATTGTGTCAGAGTTTTGTGAATCTGTACGATGATTCGATTATTTGCCATTTACTGCTGTTGTTCTTGGTGAACTCTTCTTTAAAAATCATTAGCTGATAATCCACATATCCATACAGCTCAAGAAGCTTCAAAGTAGGTATATCATCAGTCTAAATACTTCTCAAGCAAGCTCTTCTAACTCTTTTGGTGACAGATCCAGAAGCTGAGGTTGGGTCTGAGCTTCTAGCACGAGGGAAAAATTAGTCTGAATAGAGCATACTGGTGAGTCTTACACTAGTTCCATCAAAAACTCGTGTTTcagatatttattttaaacatttttcacACTTGTATAAACTGCTCTTGGATGCTCCTACTTACTCTGGTACTGGTTTTTTCTTGCACTCTATTTTGAACTGTTACGTAAGTCTTTTAGTATTGCTAGATCTGTCAATGTTATGGAGAATGTCATTGTTGTATTTTACATGGTACATGATTTCATTTACCCTCTATTCTAAGTTACAAGGTCAAATGTTATTCCATCATTCAAGCAAAAGCAGAAGTACAAAGCCAAGTAAACGCTGATATAGACATGCAACTGATTTATAGAagatataacttaaataattgTACAACCCCTAACcttcacaaaaagaaaaaactaaaaaaaggaTATgaagatcacataatggctagcTTGGCAAAGTGTCTTTTAAACAGGAGTAGCAAACTCTAGGATCTCTTTGTTACTCTGAAATACTGACATCAATTTCTGTCAAAGTGATTAGTGTGTTTATCCTGTCTCTACTTGGGTCATCCAAGACAGTTAAGTTGTTCTTCATTGGATTTTTTGGTGAGTCACCCTTGTAGGGCTACCCCATTCAATATCAACCTTATATAGCCTAATGGCACAAGCTGGCACATAGATAAAAATCATATTCCATGTCTAATGTGATCTTACCTGCTGGCTCTAATATGATTTCCATAAGTGAACGTGAGGCTACCTGATATCGATGATGTTGTTTAGCCTTGCAGAGCTGAGCAACAAAGTGGGGCACTTGAATCTCATCTTCTGTCGCTGCTCTTGTGTTAAAGAAATGAACACCATTTCCAATGGTGTTTAGGGGCAATGATGGGTGTAAATTCATTAGATGGCACGATAGAGATGGTATGAATATGCCTGAATTATTTGCCTTGGACGCTGCCCTTC
This window of the Solanum pennellii chromosome 2, SPENNV200 genome carries:
- the LOC107009060 gene encoding uncharacterized protein LOC107009060 isoform X1 gives rise to the protein MLAIFKKSVVDPPMELQSPASLQSSNKAVSPEETMKNFLASNSNNGFSIGFMDKAFLAYSKPPSSSNAQQRLFCGLNDIYCIFLGSLNNLWALNKQYGLPKGTNEAMLVSEAYRTLRDRGPFPAHEVLKGLEGSYGFVIYDHKAGNVFVALGADETAKIFWGIASDGSVMISDNVDHIKGSCLKSFAPFPTGCMYHSESGLKSFEHPSFKMKAMPRVDSEGAMCGACFKVDVYSKLTKEDAEKAEQVISSLSPDELERMVRWAARIQTGIQVLKITKDFVMANPGMSLALFVPIFAVFLHLFGYI
- the LOC107010084 gene encoding acylsugar acyltransferase 3-like translates to MDDKSFYVDCNDIGVEYLNVRVSCPMSEILNHATDSVYSQDLPWRTPSSFNDRRPLVVQLSHFDYGGIAHQPCVSKMYSFSSSSLGRLKDTVSMNLGVQNPTRFEVATALIHECGRAASKANNSGIFIPSLSCHLMNLHPSLPLNTIGNGVHFFNTRAATEDEIQVPHFVAQLCKAKQHHRYQVASRSLMEIILEPAGMKALGSSVQGMEDFLEGALHSLSRPTSTNPDKSG